From one Anguilla rostrata isolate EN2019 chromosome 12, ASM1855537v3, whole genome shotgun sequence genomic stretch:
- the LOC135236865 gene encoding extracellular calcium-sensing receptor-like translates to MAQLTKRFGWTWVGAIAADNDYGLLAIQAFSEEVKGAGVCLEFFTTLSRKRLEHDVARAASVVERSSARVILVFAWYTDVETLFLELVRRNVTGRQFLASEAWSTSDRLLQNTALSSVARGVLGVAIRSAPIPGLEEHLRSLHPSQEPGSTLMLELWGLMFGCSPVSQNSSASQLLPPCVGTETLQSVQSTFTDTSQLRITYNTYLAVYAVAHALHSQLSCTGKNSTYGSPHCATTGDLQPRQLIRHLNRVHYTTQLGDEIQIEGGDIRAVYDIVSWQDSPDGSLKYVTIGKMEGSELHINDSAIVWVGGAKTVPLSVCSKECPPGTRKAVRKGEPICCFDCLPCADGTISNQTGSVECKQCPAEFWSNNHRNECIPREVEFLSFEDTMGITLTTIALSGSGITVAVGVVFLYHRHTPLVKANNSELSFLLLLSLTLCFLCALVFVGRPSEWSCLAQHLVFGISFVLCLSCILVKTIVVLVAFRSARPGANMIKWFGLVQQRGSVVLFTGIQVFICISWLSLSPPYPHRNTGFQGSKLILECAVGSALGFGCVLGYIGLLAAICFLLAFLARKLPDNFNEAKFITFSMLIFCAVWIAFVPAYVSSPGKYTVAVEIFAILASSFGLLLCIFAPKCYIILLRPENNTKKFLMGKT, encoded by the exons ATGGCGCAGCTGACAAAGCGATTCGGCTGGACCTGGGTGGGCGCCATTGCTGCCGACAATGATTATGGGCTTTTGGCGATCCAGGCCTTCTCTGAGGAGGTGAAGGGAGCCGGGGTGTGCCTGGAATTCTTCACAACGCTGTCACGGAAGCGATTGGAGCACGATGTGGCTCGGGCGGCATCAGTGGTGGAGCGCTCCTCTGCCCGAGTGATCCTGGTGTTTGCCTGGTACACAGATGTGGAGACGCTGTTCCTGGAGCTGGTCAGGCGTAACGTAACAGGCAGGCAGTTCCTGGCCAGTGAGGCATGGAGCACCAGTGACAGGCTCCTGCAGAACACTGCCCTCTCCAGCGTTGCCCGGGGAGTTCTGGGCGTGGCCATACGCAGCGCTCCCATCCCAGGGCTGGAGGAACACCTGCGCAGCCTCCATCCTTCCCAGGAGCCTGGGAGCACTCTGATGTTGGAGCTGTGGGGACTCATGTTTGGGTGCAGCCCAGTTTCGCAGAATTCATCTGCCTCACAGCTGCTGCCCCCTTGTGTAGGTACAGAGACACTGCAGTCAGTGCAGAGTACCTTCACAGACACCTCCCAGCTGAGAATAACCTACAATACTTACCTCGCTGTATATGCTGTGGCCCATGCACTCCACAGCCAGCTGTCATGCACTGGAAAGAACAGCACCTACGGGAGCCCACACTGTGCCACCACCGGTGATCTCCAAccaagacag CTGATACGTCACCTTAACCGGGTGCATTACACCACCCAACTGGGAGATGAGATCCAAATCGAGGGTGGGGACATTCGAGCGGTGTACGACATTGTGAGCTGGCAGGACAGCCCTGATGGCTCACTGAAGTATGTCACCATTGGGAAAATGGAAGGGTCCGAACTCCACATTAATGACTCAGCCATTGTGTGGGTCGGTGGTGCTAAGACG GTCCCACTCTCTGTGTGTTCTAAAGAATGCCCCCCAGGAACACGCAAGGCAGTGAGGAAGGGTGAGCCCATCTGCTGCTTCGACTGCCTGCCCTGTGCAGACGGGACCATCAGCAACCAGACAG GTTCAGTGGAATGCAAGCAATGTCCTGCAGAGTTCTGGTCAAACAATCACAGGAATGAATGTATTCCTCGTGAGGTGGAATTTCTGTCATTTGAGGACACAATGGGCATCACCCTGACAACGATAGCTTTGTCAGGTAGTGGCATAACAGTGGCAGTGGGTGTGGTCTTTCTgtaccacagacacacccctctTGTAAAGGCCAATAACTCAGAGCTGAGCTTCCTGTTGCTGCTGTCCCTCacactctgcttcctgtgtgcgCTGGTGTTCGTGGGCCGGCCCTCAGAGTGGTCCTGCCTGGCCCAGCACCTGGTCTTTGGGATCAGCTTCGTGCTCTGCCTCTCCTGCATCCTGGTCAAAACCATTGTGGTTCTGGTTGCATTTCGGTCTGCCAGACCTGGTGCCAACATGATTAAGTGGTTTGGACTGGTTCAGCAGCGGGGCAGTGTGGTCCTCTTCACTGGCATCCAGGTGTTCATCTGTATCTCATGGCTCTCCCTCAGTCCCCCTTACCCACATCGCAATACGGGGTTCCAGGGGTCAAAGCTCATTCTGGAGTGTGCGGTTGGGTCAGCACTGGGGTTTGGCTGCGTCCTGGGCTATATTGGCCTGCTGGCAGCCATCTGCTTCCTGCTGGCCTTTTTAGCCAGGAAGCTCCCAGACAACTTCAATGAGGCCAAGTTCATCACCTTCAGCATGCTCATCTTCTGTGCCGTCTGGATCGCCTTCGTCCCCGCCTACGTCAGCTCCCCAGGGAAATACACAGTTGCCGTGGAGATATTCGCCATCCTGGCCTCCAGTTTTGGGCTCCTGCTCTGCATTTTTGCCCCAAAGTGTTACATCATCCTACTGAGGCCAGAGAACAACACCAAGAAGTTCTTAATGGGGAAAACATAA